The Pseudomonas fluorescens nucleotide sequence GAGCTGTTCAATGGCGCCGGGCGCTTGATGATCGTCGCCCCTAGCGGCCTGCTGGCCGCCAACAGCAACGATGCCGGCAAGGTCGGCAAGGCCATCGACCAGGACGGTCAGCAGGCGCTGCAAAAGCTCGCCGCCAACCAGCCGCTGATCCTTGAACAAGGCGAAACCATCCGCGCCGTCAATCCGGTACAGCCGATTGCCGACAGCAAGCCCTGGGGCATTCTCATCGACCTGCCCAAACAGGTATTGCTGGCCGACGCCATCAGCCTGCAGGCCACCCTCGAAGACGCCCGCACCAGCGGCACCCTCAAGGTGGTGCTGTTCGCCACCCTGGCCGGCCTCGGCGGCCTGCTGCTGATGTGGCTGACCGCCACCGGCGTGACCCGCCCGCTGAACACCGTGGCGAGCATGCTCGAAGACATCGCCAGCGGCGACGGCGACCTGACCCAGCGCCTGCGCTATGCGCGCAAGGACGAACTGGGCCGGCTGACCGGCGGCTTCAACCGCTTCCTCGACAAGCTGCAGCCGACCATCGCCCAGATCAAGCAGAGCATCACCCAGGCCCGGGCTACGGCCGATCAGTCTTCGGCAATTGCCCAGCGCACCAGTGAAGGCATGCAGGTGCAGTTTCGCGAGATCGACCAGGTGGCCACCGCCTCCAACGAGATGAGCGCCACCGCCCACGACGTCGCCAACAGCGCCGCCAGTGCCGCCGACGCCGCCCGCGGAGCCGACCGTTCGGCCAAGGACGGTATGGCGATCATCGAGCGCAGCACCCGCGACATCACCGTGCTCGCCCAAGAGGTCAGCAAGGCCGTGAGCGAAGTGGAAACCCTGGCACAAAACAGCGAGCAGATCGGTTCGGTGCTGGAGGTAATCCGCAGCATCGCCGAGCAGACCAACCTGCTGGCCCTCAACGCCGCGATCGAGGCCGCCCGCGCCGGTGAAAGCGGCCGCGGTTTTGCCGTAGTGGCAGATGAAGTGCGCAACCTGGCGCGACGCACCCAGGACTCGGTCGAAGAGATCCGCCAGGTGATCGAGCGC carries:
- a CDS encoding methyl-accepting chemotaxis protein, whose amino-acid sequence is MQVQFREIDQVATASNEMSATAHDVANSAASAADAARGADRSAKDGMAIIERSTRDITVLAQEVSKAVSEVETLAQNSEQIGSVLEVIRSIAEQTNLLALNAAIEAARAGESGRGFAVVADEVRNLARRTQDSVEEIRQVIERIQSNTREVVATMHSSHGKAQENAGQIHQAVQALDKISEAVTVISDMNLQIASAAEQQSAVAEEVNRNVSAIRGVTETLTGQAAESAQVSSQLNTLSSQQMALMDQFRV